DNA from Mucilaginibacter mallensis:
CGACAGTAAGTACTATTTTGCCCTGAATGTTCCCCTGTGCCGCGCGCTCGTGTGCTTTACGCGCATCTGCAAGTGGAAACTTGCTGTCTATAACTACACGTAGCGTTCCCTCATTCAGCAAGCGGGCAAGTTCTGCAAGCTGTGCACCGCTCGAACGTACCTGAGTTGACGAGACAGTTACGCCCAAAATTTCTGCTTCCTCTGTTGCCGAAAAGCCCAAAGGGAAAATCGGAAACAAAGCACCACCTCGTTTGAGCGTACGCAGGAATCGACCTGTCGTAGGGCCGCCAACTGCATCGACCACAAGGTCTATATCCTGCACTACCTCATTGGCGGAAGTTGTGTTGTAGTTGATGAATTCATCAGCGCCCAGCTCGCGTAATAGTGCTTCATGCTTACCTGAACCTACTGCAATAACATGCGCACCCTTCCATTTGGCAAGCTGCACCGCAAAGTGCCCAACGCCTCCGCCAGCTCCGTTGATGAGGACGGTCTTGCCTTCAAGCGGAACTGGTACATGCTGGTTCGGCTGAAGCGGGTTCTGTACGTTGTGACCTTGCTCGATCATGAACTGCCAGGCCGTGAGCAACGACATTGGCGCTCCGGCGGCATGAATATGATCGATTCCGGCTGGCTTTAGCGCAGCTTCCGACGCGGGTACGCTTAAGTACTCGGCATAAGCCCTGCTGTCCCCAGCAAGCCCGCCGGGAAAGCGGACCATGGAATATACTTCGTCGCCTACAGCGAATTCTCTGACATCATCGGCTACCGCCGCCACAACACCCGAAATGTCTGTTCCAAGGATTACCGGAAATTGCACTTTTGGCTGCCATTCAGGGGGCAACATCTTGTAGCCGTCGCGCAGGTATAAGTCCGGTGGATTGATACCTACTGCGAGAACACGAACAAGGAGCTCACCCGGCTTCAATTCGGGGATAGGGGCATCCTCGTACCGCAATACTTCGGGGCCGCCAAACTCATGCTGGCGGATCGCCTTCATCACTGCTATTTTATTTTCTGATTTTAAATCCATTTCTGCTATTAATTAGCCATAAAGTTAGATCTATTGATTACTTTTGGCAAGTATATACTTATTTGTATGCTACATACTAAAAAGTATCTATTGTTGATTATCAATACAATACATAGAATTAATAATGAAAAATAAATCAGAAATGCCTGAGTGTATACAGAATTGTGGTGTGGAATATGCTTTTAAGCGGATAGGCGGTAAATATAAAGGCCGTATCCTTTGGCATCTCAGCTTAAAAACAGTATTGCGTTATGGAGAACTGAGTAGGACCCTGCCTGATATTACGACTAAAATGCTAACGCAAACGTTAAGGGAACTGGAAGATGATCAATTGATCATCCGGAAAATGTATCATGAAGTTCCGCCTAAAGTGGAATACTCATTGAGTGACACAGGTCAGGAATTAATCCCATTTATAAATCATTTACATGATTGGGGTAAAAAACAATTAGACATTGATTTACAACAGGTAAAAAATTGCAGTGAGTAATTCGATGAGTCAGGAATAACAGCGAAATATATCATTGACGCTCATTAGGTTAGAAACAAGGTTAGTTTCCTATAAAGAATCGTGCCCATTTTAGATTAAACTGGAAGAATTACAAGGCATATTTTAATGGAGTATCGCTCCCTGAGTATTTAGTAGATTTATTGATTAATTAAATTGTTGCTTTTTGAATTGGTTAGGACTCAAACCAGCCTCCCTTTTAAATAAACGTGAAAAGTAAGTCGGATGTTCAAAACCCAGTAGATACGCGACTTCGTTAACGGTGTGATTGCCCTGATAAAGTAAATTTTTTGCTTCCGAAATCAGGAAAATCTGTATCAGATCCATCGCCGTCTTCCCCGTTTCCTGCTTCAACAGATCGCTCAGATACCGTGGAGACAGGTTCAATTCATCAGCAAACAGGGCGACGGTTGGCAATCCTTTTTTCTGCAACAAGCCTTTTTCAAAATAGGCAGCCAACGCCTGATTGAACTTGGTAACAGTAGTGCCGGAAAGTATAAAACGATTAATAAACTGACGCTTATAAAAACGCATTGAGTATTTAAGGATGGATTCAATGTGGCCAAGGATGATATCCCTCGTAAACTCATCCTGATTATTATCGTACTCAATTGCTATTTTCGCATATAGCTCCCATATGATCTGTTCTTCTTTTGCAGAAATATGCAGGGCTTCGTTAAGCTCATAATTGAAATAGCTATATTTTCTGATCTCGGAATGCAGCGGATGACCGCTTAAATAATCTTCATGAAACCAGATCTCGAAGCCCTCACCATCCAGGGCTACATCTTTCATTGCTATCGTTTGGTTTGGCTTTAGGAAATACATCGATCCACTTCCATGATCGTAATTGGTTTTCCCGTACCTGATTTCCCCGGAGCGAAACTTTTTAAAAGCAATAATAAAAAAATCAGTAGTTACCTCGTAGCTGCTCACAATGCGTAACGGATTACACTTGAAAAGCGTAATCAAAGGATTTTCCGGCTCGGAATAATTATTACAGCGATGTACATCGCCCAAGCTTTTAAAATGCATAGTTTGAGAAATAAAGTCAGCCTATGCCTGAACGCAGGCTGACAGATAATTAAAGTTAGAATATTTATGGCGATTACAAACCATGCGCCTTAACAGAAACATCTTTCCAGGTTTCCCAGCTGGTCAACTTTTCTGCATAAATATATTTGGCTAAAGGAAGTGCC
Protein-coding regions in this window:
- a CDS encoding NADP-dependent oxidoreductase, with amino-acid sequence MDLKSENKIAVMKAIRQHEFGGPEVLRYEDAPIPELKPGELLVRVLAVGINPPDLYLRDGYKMLPPEWQPKVQFPVILGTDISGVVAAVADDVREFAVGDEVYSMVRFPGGLAGDSRAYAEYLSVPASEAALKPAGIDHIHAAGAPMSLLTAWQFMIEQGHNVQNPLQPNQHVPVPLEGKTVLINGAGGGVGHFAVQLAKWKGAHVIAVGSGKHEALLRELGADEFINYNTTSANEVVQDIDLVVDAVGGPTTGRFLRTLKRGGALFPIFPLGFSATEEAEILGVTVSSTQVRSSGAQLAELARLLNEGTLRVVIDSKFPLADARKAHERAAQGNIQGKIVLTVA
- a CDS encoding winged helix-turn-helix transcriptional regulator: MKNKSEMPECIQNCGVEYAFKRIGGKYKGRILWHLSLKTVLRYGELSRTLPDITTKMLTQTLRELEDDQLIIRKMYHEVPPKVEYSLSDTGQELIPFINHLHDWGKKQLDIDLQQVKNCSE
- a CDS encoding helix-turn-helix domain-containing protein, with protein sequence MHFKSLGDVHRCNNYSEPENPLITLFKCNPLRIVSSYEVTTDFFIIAFKKFRSGEIRYGKTNYDHGSGSMYFLKPNQTIAMKDVALDGEGFEIWFHEDYLSGHPLHSEIRKYSYFNYELNEALHISAKEEQIIWELYAKIAIEYDNNQDEFTRDIILGHIESILKYSMRFYKRQFINRFILSGTTVTKFNQALAAYFEKGLLQKKGLPTVALFADELNLSPRYLSDLLKQETGKTAMDLIQIFLISEAKNLLYQGNHTVNEVAYLLGFEHPTYFSRLFKREAGLSPNQFKKQQFN